From Miscanthus floridulus cultivar M001 chromosome 15, ASM1932011v1, whole genome shotgun sequence, the proteins below share one genomic window:
- the LOC136506422 gene encoding uncharacterized protein, producing MYTGHRSKVDFTKEWMCKTDEFLESAFGEAGGRPIKALCPCSKCANRKRQNKVNVGKHLVNNGFTPNYTWWVHHGEGHRMREEVVRPRLEGFDADAGVADMLDDTSSTPTLSQIRARSTSASPTICPRPTTASHLVNKLQAKLLEERRLREEMEARAVEEREAQ from the exons atgtacacgggccacagAAGCAAGGTTGATTTCACCAAAGAATGGATGTGCAAAACAGATGAGTTCTTGGAGTCAGCTTTTGGCGAGGCTGGTGGCAGACCTATTAAagctttgtgtccctgcagcaaatgtgcaaacagaaAAAGGCAAAACAAGGTGAATGTGGGTAAACATCTAGTGAATAATGGGttcacgccaaactatacctggtgggtccaccatggtgaaggccatcgtatgagagaggaggtagtGAGACCACGTCTGGAGGGtttcgatgctgatgccggggtagcggacatgttaga CGACACGTCCTCTACTCCcaccctctcccagatccgagcacggagcacgagcgcaaGCCCGACCATATGTCCACGGCCAACCACTGCTTCGCACCTTGTCAACAAACTCCAG GCCAAACTGCTAGAAGAAAGGAGGCTTCGCGAGGAGATGGAAGCGAGGGCGGTGGAAGAGCGGGAGGCCCAATGA